The following proteins come from a genomic window of Mariniflexile sp. TRM1-10:
- the trkA gene encoding Trk system potassium transporter TrkA, which translates to MKVIIAGAGEVGFHLAKLLSYESQEITLIDPNKVSLAYADTHLDIRVVRGDATSISILKEARVNTCDLFIAVTSSETTNITVCVLAKQLGAKKTIARISNTEFIHYKDEVGFTKFGIDELISPEALAASEIELSLKQSSFNENYEFENGALTMAGLTLSRSASFVGKTVKEAAGIFPEIHFVPIAIQRFGTQYTIIPRGDTKFKRGDNVVFITSEGGADELCRLTGKVNRVIKNIMILGGSQIGFKTARDLSEKGFNIKLLEGDRDRAFEIAEVLTKVLVINSDGRNADLLDEENISDMDAFVAVGANSETNIMSCLVAKSKGVKKTIALVENMDYFELSHSIGIDTLVNKKLLAANNIFRYIRRGEVLAMTKLNNLNAELLEFEVKGTSAVCNKTIKSIDFPRSAIIGGVIRNDVGMIALGNFKIQEGDKVVVCCLLQSIKRVEKLFL; encoded by the coding sequence ATGAAAGTAATTATTGCTGGAGCAGGTGAAGTTGGATTTCATTTGGCTAAATTATTGTCTTACGAATCCCAAGAAATTACTTTAATAGACCCAAATAAGGTAAGTTTAGCTTACGCCGATACCCATTTAGATATAAGGGTTGTTAGAGGCGATGCCACGTCTATTTCTATTTTAAAAGAAGCACGTGTTAATACCTGCGATTTATTTATAGCAGTAACATCTAGCGAAACAACTAACATCACAGTATGTGTATTGGCAAAACAATTAGGTGCTAAGAAAACCATTGCTAGAATTTCCAATACTGAATTTATACACTATAAAGATGAAGTAGGATTTACAAAGTTTGGTATTGATGAGTTAATTTCTCCCGAGGCTTTAGCGGCTTCAGAAATTGAGTTATCGTTAAAACAATCTTCATTTAACGAAAATTATGAGTTTGAAAATGGGGCACTTACCATGGCAGGTTTAACATTGTCTAGGTCGGCGTCATTTGTTGGAAAAACGGTAAAAGAAGCTGCTGGAATTTTTCCGGAAATACACTTTGTACCTATTGCCATTCAACGTTTTGGTACGCAATATACCATCATTCCTCGAGGTGATACTAAGTTTAAACGCGGTGATAACGTGGTGTTTATAACATCGGAAGGTGGTGCCGATGAGCTTTGCAGACTTACCGGAAAAGTAAATCGAGTCATAAAAAACATTATGATTTTGGGTGGAAGCCAAATAGGATTTAAAACCGCTAGGGATTTAAGTGAAAAGGGGTTTAATATAAAACTTTTAGAAGGCGATAGAGATAGAGCCTTCGAAATTGCAGAAGTGCTAACCAAGGTGTTAGTTATTAATAGCGACGGACGCAATGCAGACTTGCTAGATGAAGAAAATATTAGTGATATGGATGCTTTTGTTGCTGTAGGCGCAAATTCTGAGACTAATATCATGTCTTGTTTGGTTGCTAAATCCAAAGGTGTTAAAAAAACCATAGCTTTGGTTGAAAATATGGACTATTTTGAACTGTCACACTCCATAGGAATTGACACCTTGGTAAATAAAAAATTATTAGCAGCGAATAATATTTTCAGGTATATACGTCGAGGTGAAGTTCTTGCCATGACAAAACTTAACAATTTAAATGCAGAGTTGTTGGAATTTGAAGTAAAAGGCACCTCGGCAGTTTGCAATAAAACCATCAAGTCAATAGACTTTCCTAGGTCTGCCATTATTGGAGGTGTTATTAGAAACGATGTTGGTATGATTGCGCTTGGTAATTTTAAAATTCAAGAAGGAGATAAGGTGGTAGTATGTTGTTTGCTCCAATCTATAAAAAGGGTTGAGAAGTTATTCCTTTAA
- the ubiE gene encoding bifunctional demethylmenaquinone methyltransferase/2-methoxy-6-polyprenyl-1,4-benzoquinol methylase UbiE: protein MSKIKPYKNSDLGKKEQVTKMFDNISGDYDGLNRVISFGIDITWRKKVVKLVKENNPDTILDIATGTGDLAINLAETNATKIVGLDISSGMLEIGKEKIKKKALESKIDMVLGDSENMPFEDNSFDAITVAFGVRNFETLENGLKEIYRVLKPNGTFVILETSMPTKFPYLQGYKFYTKNILPFIGKLFSKDRSAYKYLCESASVFPYGEDLNNILRKIGFINVEDFPQTFGVATIYKSSK from the coding sequence TTGTCGAAAATTAAGCCTTACAAGAACAGCGATTTAGGAAAAAAAGAACAGGTAACTAAAATGTTTGATAACATTTCCGGAGATTACGATGGGTTAAACCGCGTTATTTCTTTTGGAATTGATATCACATGGCGAAAAAAAGTAGTTAAACTGGTTAAAGAAAATAACCCAGACACTATCTTAGATATTGCTACCGGAACGGGCGATTTGGCTATTAATCTAGCCGAAACAAATGCTACCAAAATTGTTGGTCTAGACATTAGTAGTGGCATGCTTGAAATAGGCAAAGAAAAAATTAAAAAGAAAGCCTTAGAATCTAAAATCGATATGGTTTTGGGCGATAGCGAAAACATGCCTTTTGAAGATAATTCGTTTGATGCCATTACCGTTGCCTTTGGTGTTCGTAATTTTGAAACACTTGAAAATGGACTAAAAGAAATTTACAGGGTACTAAAACCCAACGGGACTTTTGTTATTCTAGAAACCTCAATGCCTACTAAATTTCCTTACTTGCAAGGTTATAAATTTTATACCAAAAATATTTTGCCTTTCATCGGGAAGTTATTTTCTAAAGACAGAAGTGCTTATAAATATTTATGCGAATCGGCATCTGTTTTTCCTTATGGTGAAGATTTAAACAATATTTTACGTAAAATTGGGTTTATTAATGTTGAAGATTTTCCGCAAACTTTTGGGGTTGCGACTATTTACAAATCGTCAAAATAA
- the porT gene encoding type IX secretion/gliding motility protein PorT/SprT, giving the protein MKYFFALITCLLTIQTSNAQLFKKEKVSYDANSGRGSTDNNLLRWGYFLGINNYDFNFDYNEDLRDIYVKRSPGFSVGLIGNLRINEFLDLRLEPGLLITTRELYYSQTYFQGTAFTSSDLTREVKSTYIHVPLLLKVSTKRINNFKPFIVGGFSTALNLSSNEENPNDNANGQFRTTKNNVFYELGFGIDFYLYNFKFTPSIRGLFGINDELVRDENPDSPWTSNINAMKTRGVFINFTFQ; this is encoded by the coding sequence ATGAAGTATTTTTTTGCATTAATTACATGTTTACTTACCATCCAAACTTCTAATGCACAGCTGTTTAAAAAAGAAAAGGTAAGCTATGATGCAAACTCAGGAAGAGGCTCTACCGATAACAACTTATTACGTTGGGGATACTTTCTAGGCATTAATAATTACGACTTCAACTTTGATTACAATGAAGATTTACGGGATATTTATGTAAAACGAAGCCCAGGCTTTAGTGTTGGATTAATAGGGAATTTACGCATTAACGAGTTTTTGGATTTGCGTTTAGAACCCGGTTTGCTAATTACAACCAGAGAACTGTATTACAGTCAAACGTATTTTCAAGGTACCGCCTTTACCTCATCCGATTTAACACGAGAAGTAAAATCCACATACATACATGTGCCTTTATTATTAAAAGTCTCAACCAAACGCATAAATAACTTCAAACCTTTTATAGTGGGTGGTTTTTCAACAGCTTTAAACTTATCGAGTAATGAGGAAAACCCAAACGATAACGCCAATGGACAATTTAGAACGACCAAGAACAACGTGTTTTACGAACTAGGTTTTGGGATCGATTTTTACTTATACAACTTTAAATTCACACCATCTATTCGCGGACTTTTTGGAATTAATGATGAACTAGTACGCGATGAAAATCCAGACAGCCCTTGGACAAGCAACATAAACGCCATGAAAACCAGAGGAGTGTTTATTAATTTTACGTTTCAATAA
- a CDS encoding TrmH family RNA methyltransferase: protein MLSKSQIKLITSLKQKKYRQQHGFFVVEGVKTIKELLQSHLVLHALYTTEPFNIDAKNEVLISETDLKRISFLTTPNTALAIFEIPQPQPIEKKGLIVALDAVRDPGNLGTIIRLCDWFGVKDLVCSNETVDCFNPKVVQATMGSIARVAINYIDLADFLKSTNLPIFGAFMEGENVYAKRLPENGILVMGNEANGISKEVEAMITDKIAIPRFGDLQATESLNVATATAILLSEFRRGNWQLAMND from the coding sequence ATGTTGTCTAAAAGTCAAATAAAATTAATAACGAGTTTAAAGCAAAAAAAATATAGACAGCAACACGGTTTTTTTGTTGTTGAAGGCGTTAAAACAATTAAAGAGCTATTACAATCCCATTTGGTGCTTCATGCTTTATATACGACAGAACCATTCAATATTGATGCCAAAAATGAAGTTTTAATTTCTGAAACCGATTTAAAACGTATTAGCTTTTTAACAACACCTAATACGGCACTGGCAATTTTTGAAATACCACAACCACAACCTATAGAAAAGAAAGGACTTATTGTTGCGCTTGATGCAGTTAGGGATCCAGGGAATTTAGGAACCATTATAAGACTTTGTGATTGGTTTGGTGTGAAAGATTTGGTGTGCAGTAACGAAACGGTAGATTGTTTCAATCCCAAAGTGGTTCAAGCAACTATGGGTTCTATTGCTAGAGTGGCTATTAATTATATTGATTTGGCTGATTTTCTAAAATCGACTAACTTGCCCATATTTGGTGCTTTTATGGAAGGTGAAAATGTTTATGCCAAACGACTGCCAGAAAATGGTATTTTGGTTATGGGTAATGAAGCTAATGGTATATCAAAAGAAGTGGAAGCTATGATCACTGATAAAATAGCCATCCCAAGATTTGGGGATTTGCAAGCAACAGAAAGTTTGAATGTAGCCACCGCAACCGCTATTTTGTTGAGTGAGTTTAGGAGAGGCAATTGGCAATTGGCAATGAATGATTGA
- the tamL gene encoding translocation and assembly module lipoprotein TamL, whose amino-acid sequence MKLQFPKVTLLVLITTHLLSCDAVKRVPENEHLLTDNTVFINGKKDQTELINNLLYQEPNSKIPIIGTPLRLHIYNLARNNRDSLFEAWLDKNPNRRERLTKRLSKKQLDKLKESSIGFNNWLRKTGEAPVIVDEEKTTKSTKRLEAYYINNGWFDVEATYNINKKENKRADMEYYVETGTPYVLDTISEKIKSDVVNSIYQKTKKNTLIKHNEQYRSSNFSQERERISNELRNSGVYHFNQDYITFEMDTIGTNKKVNIEIQIQNRAIRTQDSVKRVPFDIYKIKDVNIITDYTFENRGKPFQDSITYEGYKIYGYNKIKYRPKALTDAVFITPNTIFKDSDRTLTYRHINELRTFKYPNIEYIENANNTLTDTIRLTPLKKFSLGFSADVSQSNIQTVGFSLNPSLLIRNVFRGAETLELSAIGSIGASKEKNNINDPFFDINEIGADLKLTIPRFFFPFNTEKIIPKYMSPSTRISLATTSQTNIGLDKQTFTGIFNYNWQPSAKVTNRLDVFNIQYVRNLNTQNYFRIYDNSFSVLNQVARDINYIEDDTSLNLPNSDNPVNEADIFINDVLSNNTSLNPNDPSFKSVSSINERKQRLTENNLIISSSFSLTNDERTNLFDDDFSIFRFKLELAGNLLSTVSDFIGQKKNADNRYELFNVAYSQFVKTELDYVKHWSLGKKNILAARSYFGIAIPYGNSSNIPFSKSFFAGGANDNRAWTAYRLGPGSSESTNEFNEANLKLALSVEQRFNIFGKLNGAVFVDAGNIWNVLDDVTDENATFSNLSSLKNIAVGSGFGLRYDFSFFIFRFDIGFKTYDPSYQDQNRWFNDYNFSNAVYNIGINYPF is encoded by the coding sequence ATGAAACTACAATTCCCAAAAGTAACACTTTTAGTTTTAATTACGACACACCTCTTATCCTGTGATGCAGTAAAGCGAGTTCCCGAAAATGAACATTTACTTACCGACAATACTGTTTTTATAAACGGTAAAAAGGATCAAACCGAATTAATAAACAATTTATTATACCAAGAACCCAATAGCAAAATACCCATTATAGGCACTCCCTTACGGTTACACATATACAATTTAGCCCGCAATAATAGAGATTCTTTATTTGAAGCATGGTTGGATAAAAATCCGAACCGTAGAGAACGTTTAACTAAACGCCTATCTAAAAAACAATTAGATAAATTAAAAGAATCTTCAATAGGCTTTAATAATTGGTTACGTAAAACGGGGGAAGCTCCAGTAATTGTCGATGAAGAAAAAACAACAAAATCTACAAAAAGACTTGAGGCTTACTATATAAACAATGGATGGTTTGATGTTGAAGCAACTTACAATATTAACAAAAAAGAAAATAAACGTGCCGATATGGAATACTATGTTGAAACAGGAACACCCTATGTTTTAGATACCATATCAGAAAAAATAAAATCAGACGTTGTTAATTCTATATATCAAAAGACCAAGAAAAACACACTAATTAAGCATAACGAACAATACCGGTCTTCAAACTTTTCACAGGAACGCGAACGTATTTCCAATGAATTACGTAACTCTGGCGTCTATCATTTCAATCAAGATTATATCACTTTTGAAATGGATACTATTGGAACCAATAAAAAAGTAAATATTGAGATCCAAATCCAAAATAGAGCGATTAGAACACAAGATTCCGTAAAACGCGTACCGTTTGACATTTACAAAATTAAGGATGTCAATATTATAACCGATTATACTTTTGAAAACAGAGGTAAGCCTTTTCAAGATTCCATAACCTATGAAGGCTACAAGATATATGGTTATAATAAAATAAAATACCGACCCAAAGCTTTAACCGATGCCGTTTTTATTACACCAAATACTATTTTCAAGGATAGCGACCGAACGCTAACCTACAGGCATATTAACGAATTACGCACCTTTAAATACCCAAATATTGAGTATATAGAAAACGCAAACAATACGCTAACAGATACTATTAGGCTAACCCCCTTAAAGAAATTCAGTTTGGGTTTTAGTGCCGATGTATCGCAAAGCAATATACAAACAGTAGGTTTCTCATTAAACCCAAGCTTATTGATTAGAAATGTTTTTAGAGGTGCCGAAACCTTAGAGCTATCGGCCATTGGATCTATTGGTGCATCAAAAGAAAAAAACAATATTAACGACCCGTTTTTTGATATTAATGAAATTGGTGCCGATTTAAAATTAACCATTCCGCGATTCTTTTTTCCTTTTAATACCGAAAAAATCATCCCAAAATACATGTCGCCAAGTACAAGAATAAGCTTAGCGACCACCAGTCAGACCAACATCGGATTGGACAAACAAACCTTTACAGGTATTTTTAATTACAACTGGCAACCTTCTGCCAAAGTCACTAACAGGCTCGACGTTTTTAATATTCAATATGTTAGAAATTTAAATACTCAAAATTATTTTAGAATTTATGACAACTCATTTAGCGTATTAAATCAAGTTGCAAGAGATATTAACTATATTGAAGATGATACTAGCTTAAATCTTCCAAATTCTGACAACCCAGTAAACGAAGCAGATATTTTTATAAATGATGTGCTAAGCAATAACACCTCTTTAAACCCCAATGATCCTAGTTTTAAGTCGGTTTCCAGTATTAATGAACGCAAACAACGTTTAACCGAAAACAACTTAATAATTTCGTCAAGCTTCAGCTTAACCAACGATGAGCGTACCAATTTGTTTGACGATGACTTCTCGATTTTCCGTTTTAAATTAGAATTGGCAGGCAACCTGCTTTCCACCGTATCTGACTTTATTGGTCAGAAAAAAAACGCCGATAACCGTTATGAACTTTTTAATGTAGCCTATTCACAATTTGTCAAAACCGAATTGGACTATGTAAAACATTGGAGTTTAGGCAAAAAAAACATACTAGCAGCCAGAAGTTATTTTGGCATTGCCATACCCTATGGAAATTCCAGCAATATTCCTTTTTCCAAAAGTTTTTTTGCTGGAGGTGCTAACGATAATCGTGCTTGGACCGCCTACCGCTTAGGGCCCGGAAGTTCAGAATCCACTAACGAGTTTAACGAGGCCAATTTAAAATTAGCCTTAAGTGTTGAACAGCGCTTTAATATTTTTGGAAAACTGAATGGTGCCGTATTTGTAGATGCAGGAAATATTTGGAACGTGCTAGACGACGTTACGGATGAAAACGCTACATTTTCAAACCTTAGCTCATTAAAAAATATTGCCGTTGGTTCAGGTTTTGGCTTACGCTATGATTTTAGTTTTTTTATATTTCGTTTTGATATAGGTTTTAAAACTTACGACCCTTCATACCAAGACCAAAACCGTTGGTTTAACGACTATAACTTTTCTAATGCCGTGTATAATATAGGTATTAACTATCCATTTTAA